DNA sequence from the Oryza brachyantha chromosome 5, ObraRS2, whole genome shotgun sequence genome:
TTCTTGTGTTATCTCAAGGGTAGGACGCCCACCGACAAATAGTTCAAGTCATTTTCCCAATCCAGTGGATAGAAAGTTCATGTTCTTTTTCCACATCTGGCTGAGGAGCAAAGAATTCCAAACAGCCCATGGATCATCTCCTGCATCTTCGAACCAAAGGGAAGGGATGTCAAGGCTAGGACGCCCACCGACAAATAGTGAAAAAGGCTGCCCTGTGTTCGCAAGCTACGAGGCATCATGGATTCTTTCCTGTATTTTTCTTAGGGCTTATTCGGTTCCAAGGATTTTTAAATGAATTTTGCAGgaattaaaacaattttttctgTAAATATCATTCGTTTCACAGGAATAGGCCTAGCCAATTCCTTACGATTGTGTCGTgatgagttaattttaaaggaTTCTTAGCGTGAGGTGAGATctcataaaaattttctttggatTGGAGTTATCATGACATTCCAAttctttactttttaaatTCCTATGATTTTGTAATCCTATGAAACGAATAAGCCCTTAAACTCTTAAATGTTTTactgataaatttttatataaaatctcCTCTTCTGATCTTTAATGTTTTTGTGTTTTActagttgctttaaaatattataaaatcagataatctacTTATCTCCCATCCAAAACTCGATAATAACGGGACACTGCTAGGGCCTAACATTAATGGCGGTTGTAAGACAAGCAGACGACCGACAGCACAGCATGCGCCGGACGAGCGTGGAGGGAATCAAATGAGAGAGATTGATTCAAAATAGATAATTACTCCGTACAAACCAAAGGAAGAATGCAGTAACAATCGTTTTGAATAGACCGTCAAAAATATATGGGAATCAAATGAGAGAGATTggttcaaagaaaatttttcatgGGGTTGAGctcttgcctttttttttccccccaAATCTACCTATAGTGTACTATATTTCTTtggaatttcatatgatttgacAAGTTTcaatcatttgtttcaaatggccaaataggaaaaattcctatggatgTTCTCCAAAatcctttttttcaaaagggGCTTGATTGACAAATTTTACTAGACTAGATATAAATTCTCAACATGAAcgatgaaatataatttttgtggTAATATATACTAGTCAAAACTCTTCAAATTCCAACTATTTTTTCCCAAATGCTTATAGTtcgagaaaaaacaaatgtatgtgtatatttttctgaaaaaattacatttttaGAGAGGTTGCATTAATTCTATATCCGTACAAACACTTCAATAAGCCTTAGTATCGTCCCCATTTGAAGACCTATGTTTATTCTCGTGATTCCAATATTTCCAGAGCGAATAAGGTATTCGGCAAGAGAATTGAATCgatccaaaaatcaaaaattaaccactaaaataattaaaagagAATCTTTTGACCACTTAACTTAGTATTTACTAAACAACCttaatacatacatatatatataatatatatatatatatattggaagggatataaaaaagaaatggcaTGTCTTGGAAAGAAAGAATTCCGATGCGTTGTTAATTTGTCATTGGTAAACTAAAACAAACTACTACTTCTAATCCCTATCTCCAGTGACCAAAAATACTCGGATCCCTGTCGGTTGGGCAAAAAATGACCATATCTTTAAGATTTCAGGACTCATATATCCATTCCATCCAAAGGATCCCCAACAATAAAATATCCACGGAAGAGAAAATTAGAACCCTCCCAAAtctcataaataataaatactcaTCATTCATTCACATCTTCAATCGGAGGCGCCTCAGCGGCTCACACTCCTGCAATAAATCACACATCTTTATGTAGTAGTATTAGTGGAGCAGTAGCAtgtccagcagcagcaaacgCTGCGAATCAGCGATCCCATTCCCAACCGCGGCActgtcggcgtcgtcgtcggcgctggACCCCGAGCTCGTCGAAATCTTGCCTCCCATGGCCTCCAGctcgaggtggtggtgggcgccgtggtggtgggcgtcgtctttttcctcctcctcgtctcgGCACCACAAGGGAGACGGGGGGTGGGGGCTGGGCGGGCCTGTGCTGGTGAAGGCCGTCGGGtggctcctcgtcgccggcctctTCTTCCGGGCGCTCTGCTCCTtcccctcctcgtcgccggagaTCAGCAAAGGTGCGGTCTTGGGAGCCTGGCTTGCTTGGAATTCAAAGGTGTGATTTTGAGCGTGGATGCAAGGGTGGAGTGGGGGATTGGGAGGGTTTATGCCGTCGGTGGGGTTGGGGGACTGCGAGATTCGGTGCAATCCGAGAGCTTTTGCTGTTCTTGGTGGTTCGTGGAGCCAACATTAGTGGATTTCTTGGGCCTGGAGATGTATGCAACTTGTGTTCTTTGGTTCCATGGGTTAGACTCGATCTTGCTGCGTGCTTCTGGGTTTCTCTGTCAGTATTTGGATCGGATGATTTGTCTGAAATTTATTGTCTGTTCATTCGGTTCCCTGGAGCAGCGTGCAATTTTGATTTGCTGTGTTAGCAGGGAAATTTTTGGAGGGGATAGatttatttcttctttctcttatCATTCTTAGGGTAGCGCTATTTTCGGCGGGTTTGGTGGGGAAAGCTCGGAGTGGAAGGAACTTTCTCTGATGGAGCAGTTTGGCAGTTGGATCTCATGCTTGTGTATTGCGATTGGGTCCTTTTTGCCTTACCTTCCAACTGGGAATATTTAAtgtctttctctttctctttgaAATGCTAGAAATGCGgctctttttctctcttcaaaAGCCAGAAATTTGGAAATCATTTTTTCATACTCCATGAGTTTGAGGTGTATTATTTAGTTGGATGGGGAATCGAAAATTAAGAAATCTGTATATTTTAATCTTGTTTGAGATCAACAAGTGTTGAGTAAATATCTGTCTCAAGTGTCAAGAGAAACTAGAAACTTGTGTTTAACTAAGTGGGCTTCTGCACTCAATGTCTACTTATATGACAATTATACTACTCATAGAAACAGAGGAAATGTTCCAAGTCCTTTCTGCATATCATTCCCATTAGAAAACAGGCTAGAGGTTTTCAGTATTACATATTGATTAGGATGCCCACCCGGAGTCAACGATATGCATCTATTTACAGCATATTGTGTTTTGACATGTGAGTGATGATCTGTAAGCAATTGCTTGCAGCAGAATTCTCTAACTTGACAACTTGGAGCAACTAATCCACTGGTCGTTTAAGGACGAATTGGGGATTTGGTGCCAAGTATGTGTTGCTAATCTGAGTAACCAAGTAACTATCCTCTGCCTGACTGTAGTAGTTGCAAGCTGCTTGCCTCTCTTTAGCCCATTGTAACATAATTTATGAACTCCTTTGATGCAATGCTTTCAAAATCctcattttcaaataaattttgaatgagaaAAGTTTATTATTTTGGTTTAGACTGAACAGTTAGCAAGTAATATTCTGGAAACAATTTTGATGGCATAATGATATGAATGAACACCAATACCAAACTTCAAACTGTATTACCGGTTCAAATAGgtaaatgagaaaaatggcTAATTTGTATGATTGCAATTTCCTAAAGCCTAAAAAGTAATATTCTGTCAACATTGTCAGTCCTCAACTTCTCTCACAAACTTGACAGCTACTATTGTACTGACCTAATTCTTGTGAAAAAGGATGGAATTTCTGAGAAAGATCTGCCTGCACACTTTTATTCCAACAACAAATAGATAATTCTTGAGCTGTAAACATTTGCAGTTTTGTGAATCTATTGCCCATATATTACTGCTTATCTATCTGAAAGAACATTCTGGGACCTACTTTCTACCATAGTCTTCCTGCATTCTGGATTTGTACTTGACAAGAGAAACGGCATACTAAATTGTGTTGTTTCATTCTGTAGTGCTCTTGTTTCTAGCATCTCATGTTGGGCATTTCATTTATAGGGAAATGCAACCTTTTTGATGGGGAATGGATTCCAAATCCCTCAGGCCCAGCCTATACAAACAAAACTTGTCGATTTATTGATGGTCATCAGAACTGTATGCGGAATGGTAGACCTGACATGTCATATCTACACTGGAGGTGGAAACCATACGAATGTGAAATGCCACAATTTGATGCAGTGAAATTTCTAAGTGCTATGAGGAACAAATCCTGGGGCCTGATTGGTGACTCCATTCTTCGTAATCAAATTCAGTCATTGATTTGCCTTTTGTCTGAGGTAAATGTTGTGCGCCTTATGTATTTTCTCTAATTCTCCCTCTTTCCTGCTATGAAACAATGTTCATGTGATCCTTGAATCATGTTCCTCTGTGCATTTTTCTAATAGTTATGTTACATTGTCCTGGAAAGTCacacattgattttttttctttcttttttttaccaaatacACAGATGTTAGAACGTGAACATATAGTTCTATCTAGCTTGTCGCATTACAGACTAATTTGTAACTGGTCTGCGGCTATTTGATGTGAAGCCTATCTATCATGCGGCATTCTCAGTCTGTTCTTTACACCTTGCACAGGAAATTTCTGACTTTATACTCCAATGTTAAGCTAAAGGTAGagtgaaaatgtttttatatattaataggaAGGAATGATATAGAATGATGAGCCAGAATGTCAGATAAGTTTCAAGTGCCTTCCATGCGTACTGTACATTATCGATGATATATCCAAATGGCCTCTTTCTCTCACACTGCTTGTGATTCTACTAGCTAGCATGTTTCTTGTCCATGATGATAAATTTGGAAATATCAGACTTTGGTTGCTtggttttgtatttttcttcttattatCGTGATTTGCATTTAGATATATCAGAATGAAAATACCATGATATTATGTTCTAATCGTTTCTCACAGCAGAAATAGGTCAGAATATCTTCTTTTGAACTTGTACGTGCAGTGTTAAACAGATTATCATCCTGAGCAGACCTACTTGCTGTTTATTTAGGCTGAAGAACCTGTTCAGGTCTACCATGACAAGGAATACAGAAACAGGAGATGGCACTTCCAATCGTACAACTTCACACTGTCACTCATCTGGAGTCCCTTCCTCATCAAATCTGAGGTATTTGAAAATGAGAATGGGCAATCCACCGCTGAAATCCAGCTTCACCTTGATGTACTGGATCCAGTTTGGACAAGTCAGTATGACAGTTTTGACTATGTTGTGATTGCTGGTGGACAATGGTTTCTCAAGATAGCGGTCTACTGGGAGAATGGTAGGGTTATAGGTTGCCATAATTGTCAGGACAAGAAATTACTTGAACTTGGGTTTGAGCATCTCTACCGCACGACTCTGCAACAGGTTTTCAGATTCATCACATCGGCAAACCACAAGCCAGTTGTTCTGTTCAGGACTTGGGCACCGGATCACTTTGAGAATGCGGAGTGGTTCAACGGGGGATCTTGTAGCCGGGTATTGCCTTACAAGAAGGGAGAGTACATGGGAAAAGACATCGATCATCTCATGAGACCAATCGAACTTGAAGAGTTCAAGAAGGCCATAGCTGGTTCTCGGAATGCTGCGAATCTGAAGCTCTTGGATACTTACAGACTTTCATCCTTGAGACCTGATGGCCATGTTGGGTCTTACAGGTATCCATTTGTGAAAGGTGACAAGGATGCCAAATCAGTTCAGAATGATTGCCTGCATTGGTGTGTACCAGGCCCTATCGACGCCTGGAATGATCTCGTTATGAAGATGGTACTGAACTGATGAAACCTCTGAGATTATACTGAAATGCAGGGTTTGTTTCAAGCACATTTGCCGGTCTCAAATCAGGGTCAGTTTCCTGTGCTCGGTCGTGTACTGGTTGAACCGAATGTAAAACCCAAATTTTTGCTAGTTGTAAATCACAGTTCGGTTTCGGGCCGGGAAGTGACTTGTTACTTATGCTGGGCGGATGTAACTTGGAAGTCACTCTGGTTGTCTGCTCCCATCTCTATGTGAAAATTTCAGTGAATGGGTTTGGAGATAGTTCTTGTGTTTTGGACAATAGAATATAGAGTCAATTTCATGTAACTGTAATTATTGTCATGGTTATCAGTTTGGTGCAACTTTAGCTATATATTTCAGAAAACTACAACAATAgtctatattttattagaaagctgtaaatttatttgtttgaaaaattttaggtTCATATGTCATACGTGAAGTCACGAAAGTACCTAGGTCGATGGGTAGAGGAAAGGGAACGCGAGACACTGAAAATCGGTTTTAAGATAATATGGTACAAAAgataatataaagttatagttatattataaaatcatttattattattgcagCTTTTTGAAATATTGATCTAAAgttgtaatattaaaataatagtaaTTTTCTGAAAGTTACTCTAGAATATAATCCGCCCTCTATACACCAAAGATGTATGTGGCCACAGCTTATTACACCATTGTCGCAGAACTCAAACAGCATTATAACATAGCATTGCTAAATTAAAATGCAAACAATGACAGAAATACCGAGCTTTGTACTAGTGCTCTTCTGTGTCAGCAATGCCAGCATTTGGTGGTCTTATTGGCGCATACCACGGTGGAGTCTTCGGCTGGAGTTGGGTGAAGTCGTAACAAGGTAGGGGAACCTGTGGCTCGATTGAATCCTTCGTGATGAAAATGCCCAAACACtaacaacttttttttcgtttttcttagatttataagccaaaatttaaaattttaatcataaatttaaaattgatttatggtttttcactgaagtttattccAACATCGTCTTTTAaatagctaagaatacatttataaaaattttattcacaagttattttttaataacaaaGCCAAATAGTCACCCCTAGGTCCTAGAGAACATGTTAGAACATGTTTATGACCACACAGTCCTCTTATCTTTTTCCGtacacttatgcttataagtttaaatttaaagttaattttagaatttttttcatcatagtttatttttgatatttgcttTAAGATCACAAAAAATgcatacataaaatttttattcataaattgtttttaattttcaataagccgtttcgcttatatttataaaaagcaaaaatatgacAGTAAAGATTTCGCTGAACAATCTCAaagtgccttttttttctttggaagCCATGGACCATCTCAGTGGAATTCGTAGCTTAACGgctgaaaaattcaaatggtagcacaaaaataagcatacacaaatccaaaatcaacaaaaagatttaaaatagAGTCAGCCCAAATCAATCTTGGATGAGCTGCTCACACAAGTtgatatattttgggacagccTGATGCTGATACATCGATTCGATATGGATTCTGAAAGCACATCAGTAGCGAGAAAATCGATCAAACTAATccctaaaacaatttttttaaaaaaacagagaataaaaaattaattggttaatcaagtaattagTCAGAGCAGCAGCTTAATCTGTCGGCTAACTAGCTAATCCCAGCGAAACTTGCTCGTCATATTGTTGACGGCCTGGATCTGCAGCTCCAGGTCGCGGATTTGCCTTCccttggccgccgcctccgccgccgccagccggcGCTCCTCGGCGCGCGCGTcctcctccccggccgccgcgcgcagccgcgcctcggcgc
Encoded proteins:
- the LOC102703034 gene encoding protein trichome birefringence-like 26 translates to MSSSSKRCESAIPFPTAALSASSSALDPELVEILPPMASSSRWWWAPWWWASSFSSSSSRHHKGDGGWGLGGPVLVKAVGWLLVAGLFFRALCSFPSSSPEISKGKCNLFDGEWIPNPSGPAYTNKTCRFIDGHQNCMRNGRPDMSYLHWRWKPYECEMPQFDAVKFLSAMRNKSWGLIGDSILRNQIQSLICLLSEAEEPVQVYHDKEYRNRRWHFQSYNFTLSLIWSPFLIKSEVFENENGQSTAEIQLHLDVLDPVWTSQYDSFDYVVIAGGQWFLKIAVYWENGRVIGCHNCQDKKLLELGFEHLYRTTLQQVFRFITSANHKPVVLFRTWAPDHFENAEWFNGGSCSRVLPYKKGEYMGKDIDHLMRPIELEEFKKAIAGSRNAANLKLLDTYRLSSLRPDGHVGSYRYPFVKGDKDAKSVQNDCLHWCVPGPIDAWNDLVMKMVLN